A region from the Sphaerodactylus townsendi isolate TG3544 linkage group LG01, MPM_Stown_v2.3, whole genome shotgun sequence genome encodes:
- the FILIP1 gene encoding filamin-A-interacting protein 1 isoform X3: MRSRNPGGESSSNGHFSRSKHITNAAENPSLQEDAKKKSKCNQKGEELISGAVKQHNKLPAPAEKKSKKSIELSKEDMIRLLSIMEGELQAREDVIHMLKTEKIKPEVLEAHYGSAAPENVLRLLHRDATLAQEKSVAEDVYEKPISELDRLEEKQKETYRRMLEQLLLAEKCHRRTVYELENEKHKHTDYMNKSDDFTNLLEQERERLKKLLEQEKVYQARKEKEHGRRLNKLREELVKLKSFALMLVDERQIHIEQLDQQTQKIQDLTQKLREEEEKLRTVSSKAKEDGQKLMKLEAELETKTSSFSQEHEEMTAKLVSQESHNRQLRLKLAGLTRRIEELEETNKNLQKTEEELQELRDKIAKGECGNSSLMAEVENLRKRVLEMEGKDEEIIKTESQCKELQKKLQEEEHHSKELKLEVEKLQRRMSELERLEEAFSRSKSECTQLHLNLEKEKNLTKDLINELEVVKTRVKDLESSESKLERAELLLKDDLSKLKSFTVMLVDERKNLVDKIKQEERKVESLNKNFQVEQGKVMEVTEKLIDESKRLLKLKSEMEEKVTCLTKERDELIGKLKSEEEKSAELSCTVGLLNKRIDGIEEVEREIARGRVRKEQCLSGQEDNKIKELTSEIERLRKRLKQLEVVEGDLMKTEDEYDQLEQKFRTEQDKANILSQQLEEMKLQIAKNKAIEKGEAVSQEAELRHKFRLEEAKSSNLKAEVQALKEKIHELMNKEDQLSQLQVDYSVLQQRFMEEENKNKTMGQEVLNLTKELELSKRYSRALRPSMNGRRMVDVPVTSTGVQTDAVSSETAEEETPAVFIRKSFQEENHIMSNLRQVSLKKPLERSSVLDRYPPAANELTMRKSWIPWMKKRENGSLANQDKGARIHTSPEHPGEVVLSPKQGQPLHIRVTPDHENSTATLEITSPTAEEFFSSTTVIPTLGNQKPRITIIPSPNMSQKGKSGDSPVGSERAMSPVTITAFSRDKSSESTRSPFIERPMSPIQIMTVSTSAAPAEITVTPESQDMTMGRAVFKVTPEKQTVPSPVRKYNTNANIITTEDNKIHIHLGSQFKRSPSTAQDGASPVITVRPVNVAAEKEVMTGTVLRSPRCNVSSRPAASKVTSTITITPVTTSSTRGTQSVRALSFISYA, translated from the exons ATGAGATCCCGAAATCCAGGAGGGGAAAGCTCATCCAATGGGCATTTCTCCAGGTCAAAGCACATTACCAACGCCGCTGAAAATCCAAGCTTGCAGGAAGATGctaagaaaaaaagcaaatgtaATCAAAAAGGAGAGGAGCTCATCTCAGGAGCAGTCAAACAGCACAACAAATTGCCAGCACCTGCtgagaagaaaagcaagaaatCCATAGAACTTTCTAAAGAGGACATGATTCGGCTACTAAGTATAATGGAAGGAGAATTGCAG GCTAGAGAAGACGTTATCCACATGCTGAAGACAGAAAAAATCAAGCCTGAAGTTCTGGAGGCACACTATGGATCTGCAGCTCCAGAGAATGTCCTAAGATTACTGCACAGGGATGCTACCCTTGCCCAAGAGAAATCTGTTGCGGAAGATGTCTATGAGAAGCCTATTTCAGAG CTGGACAGActtgaagaaaaacagaaagaaacataTCGGCGCATGCTCGAGCAGCTTCTTTTGGCAGAGAAGTGCCATCGGCGCACAGTTTATGAGCTGGAAAACGAGAAGCACAAGCATACAGATTACATGAACAAGAGTGATGACTTTACCAACCTCTTGGAGCAGGAGCGTGAAAG atTAAAGAAACTTCTTGAACAGGAAAAGGTCTACCAAGCCCGCAAGGAAAAGGAACATGGCAGAAGACTCAACAAGCTAAGGGAAGAGTTAGTCAAGCTCAAGTCATTTGCACTTATGCTGGTGGATGAAAGACAGATTCACATTGAGCAGCTTGATCAGCAAACTCAGAAAATACAAGATCTGACCCAAaaattaagagaagaagaagaaaagttgagaACTGTAAGTTCCAAAGCAAAAGAGGATGGGCAGAAATTGATGAAATTAGAGGCAGAACTTGAAACCAAGACATCATCATTTTCGCAAGAACATGAGGAGATGACTGCTAAGCTGGTTAGCCAAGAGTCCCACAATAGGCAGCTCAGGCTTAAGTTGGCTGGCTTAACCCGAAGAATTGAAGAGCTGGAAGAAACCAACAAAAATCTTCAGAAGACTGAAGAAGAGCTTCAGGAGTTGAGAGACAAAATAGCCAAAGGAGAATGTGGGAACTCCAGCTTGATGGCTGAGGTAGAAAACCTCCGCAAGCGTGTTCTTGAAATGGAAGGCAAAGATGAGGAGATCATAAAAACTGAGTCTCAGTGTAAAGAGCTTCAAAAGAaactgcaggaggaggagcaccATTCCAAGGAGCTAAAACTGGAAGTGGAGAAACTACAGAGGAGGATGTCTGAACTTGAAAGGCTCGAAGAGGCTTTCAGCAGGAGCAAGTCAGAGTGTACACAGCTGCATTTGAACctggagaaagaaaagaacttaaCCAAAGACTTGATCAATGAGCTGGAAGTGGTAAAGACACGAGTAAAAGATCTTGAGTCTTCAGAAAGTAAGCTGGAAAGGGCTGAGCTCCTCTTGAAAGATGACCTTTCCAAGCTGAAGTCATTTACGGTCATGTTGGTTGATGAAAGAAAAAACTTAGTGGATAAGATAaagcaggaggagagaaaagtTGAAAGCTTGAATAAAAATTTTCAGGTAGAGCAAGGCAAAGTTATGGAAGTGACTGAAAAGCTCATAGATGAAAGTAAAAGGCTTTTGAAGCTAAAAtctgaaatggaagaaaaggtGACCTGTTTGACAAAGGAACGAGATGAGTTAATTGGCAAGTTGAAGAGTGAGGAGGAAAAATCTGCTGAGCTGAGCTGCACAGTGGGTCTGCTAAATAAAAGAATTGATGGCATAGAGGAAGTTGAAAGAGAAATAGCCAGAGGTCGAGTTAGAAAAGAACAGTGTCTCTCTGGCCAGGAGGATAACAAGATTAAAGAACTTACGTCTGAAATTGAAAGGCTGAGAAAGCGTCTCAAGCAACTGGAAGTGGTCGAAGGAGACTTGATGAAGACTGAGGATGAATATGATCAGCTGGAGCAAAAATTTAGGACTGAGCAGGACAAAGCTAATATCCTTTCTCAGCAATTAGAAGAAATGAAGCTCCAGATTGCAAAAAATAAAGCCATTGAAAAGGGCGAGGCAGTGAGTCAAGAAGCAGAGCTGAGGCACAAGTTTCGGCTGGAAGAAGCTAAGAGCAGCAACCTGAAAGCTGAAGTGCAGGCACTCAAGGAGAAAATCCATGAGCTGATGAACAAAGAAGACCAGCTTTCTCAACTCCAAGTGGATTACTCTGTTCTTCAGCAAAGGTTTatggaagaagaaaataaaaacaaaaccatggGGCAGGAGGTGCTGAACTTAACAAAAGAGCTTGAGCTGTCTAAGCGCTACAGTCGTGCCTTGAGACCCAGCATGAATGGCAGAAGAATGGTAGATGTACCTGTTACATCCACTGGAGTACAAACTGATGCAGTAAGTAGTGAgacagcagaagaagaaacaCCTGCTGTTTTCATAAGGAAATCCTTCCAGGAAGAGAACCATATCATGAGCAATCTTCGGCAGGTGAGCCTCAAAAAGCCTTTGGAGAGGTCCTCTGTGCTTGACAGATATCCTCCTGCAGCAAATGAGCTTACAATGAGGAAATCCTGGATTCCAtggatgaaaaaaagagagaatggtTCTCTGGCGAATCAAGATAAAGGAGCCCGAATACATACCAGTCCAGAACATCCTGGGGAAGTGGTCCTTTCTCCCAAGCAGGGGCAGCCCCTTCATATCCGGGTAACACCAGATCATGAGAATAGCACAGCTACTTTGGAGATCACTAGTCCAACAGCAGAAGAGTTCTTCTCAAGTACTACTGTCATCCCCACCTTGGGAAATCAAAAACCTCGGATTACCATTATTCCCTCTCCTAACATGTCTCAAAAAGGAAAAAGTGGAGACAGCCCTGTGGGCTCAGAACGAGCTATGTCTCCAGTTACCATAACTGCTTTTTCAAGAGATAAGTCTTCAGAGAGCACTAGATCTCCCTTTATAGAAAGGCCCATGTCCCCCATTCAGATCATGACAGTATCTACGTCTGCTGCACCAGCAGAAATTACTGTGACCCCAGAATCACAGGATATGACCATGGGGAGGGCTGTGTTTAAAGTGACACCAGAGAAACAAACTGTCCCTTCTCCAGTCCGGAAGTACAACACCAATGCAAATATCATAACAACCGAGGACAACAAAATTCACATCCACTTAGGTTCTCAGTTTAAGCGCTCACCTAGCACAGCTCAAGATGGGGCAAGCCCTGTGATTACTGTCAGACCTGTGAAtgtagcagcagaaaaagaggtgATGACTGGTACTGTCCTCCGTTCTCCCAGGTGTAATGTATCGTCAAGGCCTGCAGCAAGCAAAGTTACAAGCACAATCACTATTACTCCAGTTACTACATCATCCACAAGAGGAACTCAATCAGTG
- the FILIP1 gene encoding filamin-A-interacting protein 1 isoform X1, translated as MRSRNPGGESSSNGHFSRSKHITNAAENPSLQEDAKKKSKCNQKGEELISGAVKQHNKLPAPAEKKSKKSIELSKEDMIRLLSIMEGELQAREDVIHMLKTEKIKPEVLEAHYGSAAPENVLRLLHRDATLAQEKSVAEDVYEKPISELDRLEEKQKETYRRMLEQLLLAEKCHRRTVYELENEKHKHTDYMNKSDDFTNLLEQERERLKKLLEQEKVYQARKEKEHGRRLNKLREELVKLKSFALMLVDERQIHIEQLDQQTQKIQDLTQKLREEEEKLRTVSSKAKEDGQKLMKLEAELETKTSSFSQEHEEMTAKLVSQESHNRQLRLKLAGLTRRIEELEETNKNLQKTEEELQELRDKIAKGECGNSSLMAEVENLRKRVLEMEGKDEEIIKTESQCKELQKKLQEEEHHSKELKLEVEKLQRRMSELERLEEAFSRSKSECTQLHLNLEKEKNLTKDLINELEVVKTRVKDLESSESKLERAELLLKDDLSKLKSFTVMLVDERKNLVDKIKQEERKVESLNKNFQVEQGKVMEVTEKLIDESKRLLKLKSEMEEKVTCLTKERDELIGKLKSEEEKSAELSCTVGLLNKRIDGIEEVEREIARGRVRKEQCLSGQEDNKIKELTSEIERLRKRLKQLEVVEGDLMKTEDEYDQLEQKFRTEQDKANILSQQLEEMKLQIAKNKAIEKGEAVSQEAELRHKFRLEEAKSSNLKAEVQALKEKIHELMNKEDQLSQLQVDYSVLQQRFMEEENKNKTMGQEVLNLTKELELSKRYSRALRPSMNGRRMVDVPVTSTGVQTDAVSSETAEEETPAVFIRKSFQEENHIMSNLRQVSLKKPLERSSVLDRYPPAANELTMRKSWIPWMKKRENGSLANQDKGARIHTSPEHPGEVVLSPKQGQPLHIRVTPDHENSTATLEITSPTAEEFFSSTTVIPTLGNQKPRITIIPSPNMSQKGKSGDSPVGSERAMSPVTITAFSRDKSSESTRSPFIERPMSPIQIMTVSTSAAPAEITVTPESQDMTMGRAVFKVTPEKQTVPSPVRKYNTNANIITTEDNKIHIHLGSQFKRSPSTAQDGASPVITVRPVNVAAEKEVMTGTVLRSPRCNVSSRPAASKVTSTITITPVTTSSTRGTQSVTGQDGSCQRPTPTRIPVSKGMKAGKPVVTASGTGNQNKFESCAETQSMKIELKKSSARGSPSLGGGKA; from the exons ATGAGATCCCGAAATCCAGGAGGGGAAAGCTCATCCAATGGGCATTTCTCCAGGTCAAAGCACATTACCAACGCCGCTGAAAATCCAAGCTTGCAGGAAGATGctaagaaaaaaagcaaatgtaATCAAAAAGGAGAGGAGCTCATCTCAGGAGCAGTCAAACAGCACAACAAATTGCCAGCACCTGCtgagaagaaaagcaagaaatCCATAGAACTTTCTAAAGAGGACATGATTCGGCTACTAAGTATAATGGAAGGAGAATTGCAG GCTAGAGAAGACGTTATCCACATGCTGAAGACAGAAAAAATCAAGCCTGAAGTTCTGGAGGCACACTATGGATCTGCAGCTCCAGAGAATGTCCTAAGATTACTGCACAGGGATGCTACCCTTGCCCAAGAGAAATCTGTTGCGGAAGATGTCTATGAGAAGCCTATTTCAGAG CTGGACAGActtgaagaaaaacagaaagaaacataTCGGCGCATGCTCGAGCAGCTTCTTTTGGCAGAGAAGTGCCATCGGCGCACAGTTTATGAGCTGGAAAACGAGAAGCACAAGCATACAGATTACATGAACAAGAGTGATGACTTTACCAACCTCTTGGAGCAGGAGCGTGAAAG atTAAAGAAACTTCTTGAACAGGAAAAGGTCTACCAAGCCCGCAAGGAAAAGGAACATGGCAGAAGACTCAACAAGCTAAGGGAAGAGTTAGTCAAGCTCAAGTCATTTGCACTTATGCTGGTGGATGAAAGACAGATTCACATTGAGCAGCTTGATCAGCAAACTCAGAAAATACAAGATCTGACCCAAaaattaagagaagaagaagaaaagttgagaACTGTAAGTTCCAAAGCAAAAGAGGATGGGCAGAAATTGATGAAATTAGAGGCAGAACTTGAAACCAAGACATCATCATTTTCGCAAGAACATGAGGAGATGACTGCTAAGCTGGTTAGCCAAGAGTCCCACAATAGGCAGCTCAGGCTTAAGTTGGCTGGCTTAACCCGAAGAATTGAAGAGCTGGAAGAAACCAACAAAAATCTTCAGAAGACTGAAGAAGAGCTTCAGGAGTTGAGAGACAAAATAGCCAAAGGAGAATGTGGGAACTCCAGCTTGATGGCTGAGGTAGAAAACCTCCGCAAGCGTGTTCTTGAAATGGAAGGCAAAGATGAGGAGATCATAAAAACTGAGTCTCAGTGTAAAGAGCTTCAAAAGAaactgcaggaggaggagcaccATTCCAAGGAGCTAAAACTGGAAGTGGAGAAACTACAGAGGAGGATGTCTGAACTTGAAAGGCTCGAAGAGGCTTTCAGCAGGAGCAAGTCAGAGTGTACACAGCTGCATTTGAACctggagaaagaaaagaacttaaCCAAAGACTTGATCAATGAGCTGGAAGTGGTAAAGACACGAGTAAAAGATCTTGAGTCTTCAGAAAGTAAGCTGGAAAGGGCTGAGCTCCTCTTGAAAGATGACCTTTCCAAGCTGAAGTCATTTACGGTCATGTTGGTTGATGAAAGAAAAAACTTAGTGGATAAGATAaagcaggaggagagaaaagtTGAAAGCTTGAATAAAAATTTTCAGGTAGAGCAAGGCAAAGTTATGGAAGTGACTGAAAAGCTCATAGATGAAAGTAAAAGGCTTTTGAAGCTAAAAtctgaaatggaagaaaaggtGACCTGTTTGACAAAGGAACGAGATGAGTTAATTGGCAAGTTGAAGAGTGAGGAGGAAAAATCTGCTGAGCTGAGCTGCACAGTGGGTCTGCTAAATAAAAGAATTGATGGCATAGAGGAAGTTGAAAGAGAAATAGCCAGAGGTCGAGTTAGAAAAGAACAGTGTCTCTCTGGCCAGGAGGATAACAAGATTAAAGAACTTACGTCTGAAATTGAAAGGCTGAGAAAGCGTCTCAAGCAACTGGAAGTGGTCGAAGGAGACTTGATGAAGACTGAGGATGAATATGATCAGCTGGAGCAAAAATTTAGGACTGAGCAGGACAAAGCTAATATCCTTTCTCAGCAATTAGAAGAAATGAAGCTCCAGATTGCAAAAAATAAAGCCATTGAAAAGGGCGAGGCAGTGAGTCAAGAAGCAGAGCTGAGGCACAAGTTTCGGCTGGAAGAAGCTAAGAGCAGCAACCTGAAAGCTGAAGTGCAGGCACTCAAGGAGAAAATCCATGAGCTGATGAACAAAGAAGACCAGCTTTCTCAACTCCAAGTGGATTACTCTGTTCTTCAGCAAAGGTTTatggaagaagaaaataaaaacaaaaccatggGGCAGGAGGTGCTGAACTTAACAAAAGAGCTTGAGCTGTCTAAGCGCTACAGTCGTGCCTTGAGACCCAGCATGAATGGCAGAAGAATGGTAGATGTACCTGTTACATCCACTGGAGTACAAACTGATGCAGTAAGTAGTGAgacagcagaagaagaaacaCCTGCTGTTTTCATAAGGAAATCCTTCCAGGAAGAGAACCATATCATGAGCAATCTTCGGCAGGTGAGCCTCAAAAAGCCTTTGGAGAGGTCCTCTGTGCTTGACAGATATCCTCCTGCAGCAAATGAGCTTACAATGAGGAAATCCTGGATTCCAtggatgaaaaaaagagagaatggtTCTCTGGCGAATCAAGATAAAGGAGCCCGAATACATACCAGTCCAGAACATCCTGGGGAAGTGGTCCTTTCTCCCAAGCAGGGGCAGCCCCTTCATATCCGGGTAACACCAGATCATGAGAATAGCACAGCTACTTTGGAGATCACTAGTCCAACAGCAGAAGAGTTCTTCTCAAGTACTACTGTCATCCCCACCTTGGGAAATCAAAAACCTCGGATTACCATTATTCCCTCTCCTAACATGTCTCAAAAAGGAAAAAGTGGAGACAGCCCTGTGGGCTCAGAACGAGCTATGTCTCCAGTTACCATAACTGCTTTTTCAAGAGATAAGTCTTCAGAGAGCACTAGATCTCCCTTTATAGAAAGGCCCATGTCCCCCATTCAGATCATGACAGTATCTACGTCTGCTGCACCAGCAGAAATTACTGTGACCCCAGAATCACAGGATATGACCATGGGGAGGGCTGTGTTTAAAGTGACACCAGAGAAACAAACTGTCCCTTCTCCAGTCCGGAAGTACAACACCAATGCAAATATCATAACAACCGAGGACAACAAAATTCACATCCACTTAGGTTCTCAGTTTAAGCGCTCACCTAGCACAGCTCAAGATGGGGCAAGCCCTGTGATTACTGTCAGACCTGTGAAtgtagcagcagaaaaagaggtgATGACTGGTACTGTCCTCCGTTCTCCCAGGTGTAATGTATCGTCAAGGCCTGCAGCAAGCAAAGTTACAAGCACAATCACTATTACTCCAGTTACTACATCATCCACAAGAGGAACTCAATCAGTG
- the FILIP1 gene encoding filamin-A-interacting protein 1 isoform X2, with amino-acid sequence MRSRNPGGESSSNGHFSRSKHITNAAENPSLQEDAKKKSKCNQKGEELISGAVKQHNKLPAPAEKKSKKSIELSKEDMIRLLSIMEGELQAREDVIHMLKTEKIKPEVLEAHYGSAAPENVLRLLHRDATLAQEKSVAEDVYEKPISELDRLEEKQKETYRRMLEQLLLAEKCHRRTVYELENEKHKHTDYMNKSDDFTNLLEQERERLKKLLEQEKVYQARKEKEHGRRLNKLREELVKLKSFALMLVDERQIHIEQLDQQTQKIQDLTQKLREEEEKLRTVSSKAKEDGQKLMKLEAELETKTSSFSQEHEEMTAKLVSQESHNRQLRLKLAGLTRRIEELEETNKNLQKTEEELQELRDKIAKGECGNSSLMAEVENLRKRVLEMEGKDEEIIKTESQCKELQKKLQEEEHHSKELKLEVEKLQRRMSELERLEEAFSRSKSECTQLHLNLEKEKNLTKDLINELEVVKTRVKDLESSESKLERAELLLKDDLSKLKSFTVMLVDERKNLVDKIKQEERKVESLNKNFQVEQGKVMEVTEKLIDESKRLLKLKSEMEEKVTCLTKERDELIGKLKSEEEKSAELSCTVGLLNKRIDGIEEVEREIARGRVRKEQCLSGQEDNKIKELTSEIERLRKRLKQLEVVEGDLMKTEDEYDQLEQKFRTEQDKANILSQQLEEMKLQIAKNKAIEKGEAVSQEAELRHKFRLEEAKSSNLKAEVQALKEKIHELMNKEDQLSQLQVDYSVLQQRFMEEENKNKTMGQEVLNLTKELELSKRYSRALRPSMNGRRMVDVPVTSTGVQTDAVSSETAEEETPAVFIRKSFQEENHIMSNLRQVSLKKPLERSSVLDRYPPAANELTMRKSWIPWMKKRENGSLANQDKGARIHTSPEHPGEVVLSPKQGQPLHIRVTPDHENSTATLEITSPTAEEFFSSTTVIPTLGNQKPRITIIPSPNMSQKGKSGDSPVGSERAMSPVTITAFSRDKSSESTRSPFIERPMSPIQIMTVSTSAAPAEITVTPESQDMTMGRAVFKVTPEKQTVPSPVRKYNTNANIITTEDNKIHIHLGSQFKRSPSTAQDGASPVITVRPVNVAAEKEVMTGTVLRSPRCNVSSRPAASKVTSTITITPVTTSSTRGTQSVTGQDGSCQRPTPTRIPVSKESIVIHQLRMNSR; translated from the exons ATGAGATCCCGAAATCCAGGAGGGGAAAGCTCATCCAATGGGCATTTCTCCAGGTCAAAGCACATTACCAACGCCGCTGAAAATCCAAGCTTGCAGGAAGATGctaagaaaaaaagcaaatgtaATCAAAAAGGAGAGGAGCTCATCTCAGGAGCAGTCAAACAGCACAACAAATTGCCAGCACCTGCtgagaagaaaagcaagaaatCCATAGAACTTTCTAAAGAGGACATGATTCGGCTACTAAGTATAATGGAAGGAGAATTGCAG GCTAGAGAAGACGTTATCCACATGCTGAAGACAGAAAAAATCAAGCCTGAAGTTCTGGAGGCACACTATGGATCTGCAGCTCCAGAGAATGTCCTAAGATTACTGCACAGGGATGCTACCCTTGCCCAAGAGAAATCTGTTGCGGAAGATGTCTATGAGAAGCCTATTTCAGAG CTGGACAGActtgaagaaaaacagaaagaaacataTCGGCGCATGCTCGAGCAGCTTCTTTTGGCAGAGAAGTGCCATCGGCGCACAGTTTATGAGCTGGAAAACGAGAAGCACAAGCATACAGATTACATGAACAAGAGTGATGACTTTACCAACCTCTTGGAGCAGGAGCGTGAAAG atTAAAGAAACTTCTTGAACAGGAAAAGGTCTACCAAGCCCGCAAGGAAAAGGAACATGGCAGAAGACTCAACAAGCTAAGGGAAGAGTTAGTCAAGCTCAAGTCATTTGCACTTATGCTGGTGGATGAAAGACAGATTCACATTGAGCAGCTTGATCAGCAAACTCAGAAAATACAAGATCTGACCCAAaaattaagagaagaagaagaaaagttgagaACTGTAAGTTCCAAAGCAAAAGAGGATGGGCAGAAATTGATGAAATTAGAGGCAGAACTTGAAACCAAGACATCATCATTTTCGCAAGAACATGAGGAGATGACTGCTAAGCTGGTTAGCCAAGAGTCCCACAATAGGCAGCTCAGGCTTAAGTTGGCTGGCTTAACCCGAAGAATTGAAGAGCTGGAAGAAACCAACAAAAATCTTCAGAAGACTGAAGAAGAGCTTCAGGAGTTGAGAGACAAAATAGCCAAAGGAGAATGTGGGAACTCCAGCTTGATGGCTGAGGTAGAAAACCTCCGCAAGCGTGTTCTTGAAATGGAAGGCAAAGATGAGGAGATCATAAAAACTGAGTCTCAGTGTAAAGAGCTTCAAAAGAaactgcaggaggaggagcaccATTCCAAGGAGCTAAAACTGGAAGTGGAGAAACTACAGAGGAGGATGTCTGAACTTGAAAGGCTCGAAGAGGCTTTCAGCAGGAGCAAGTCAGAGTGTACACAGCTGCATTTGAACctggagaaagaaaagaacttaaCCAAAGACTTGATCAATGAGCTGGAAGTGGTAAAGACACGAGTAAAAGATCTTGAGTCTTCAGAAAGTAAGCTGGAAAGGGCTGAGCTCCTCTTGAAAGATGACCTTTCCAAGCTGAAGTCATTTACGGTCATGTTGGTTGATGAAAGAAAAAACTTAGTGGATAAGATAaagcaggaggagagaaaagtTGAAAGCTTGAATAAAAATTTTCAGGTAGAGCAAGGCAAAGTTATGGAAGTGACTGAAAAGCTCATAGATGAAAGTAAAAGGCTTTTGAAGCTAAAAtctgaaatggaagaaaaggtGACCTGTTTGACAAAGGAACGAGATGAGTTAATTGGCAAGTTGAAGAGTGAGGAGGAAAAATCTGCTGAGCTGAGCTGCACAGTGGGTCTGCTAAATAAAAGAATTGATGGCATAGAGGAAGTTGAAAGAGAAATAGCCAGAGGTCGAGTTAGAAAAGAACAGTGTCTCTCTGGCCAGGAGGATAACAAGATTAAAGAACTTACGTCTGAAATTGAAAGGCTGAGAAAGCGTCTCAAGCAACTGGAAGTGGTCGAAGGAGACTTGATGAAGACTGAGGATGAATATGATCAGCTGGAGCAAAAATTTAGGACTGAGCAGGACAAAGCTAATATCCTTTCTCAGCAATTAGAAGAAATGAAGCTCCAGATTGCAAAAAATAAAGCCATTGAAAAGGGCGAGGCAGTGAGTCAAGAAGCAGAGCTGAGGCACAAGTTTCGGCTGGAAGAAGCTAAGAGCAGCAACCTGAAAGCTGAAGTGCAGGCACTCAAGGAGAAAATCCATGAGCTGATGAACAAAGAAGACCAGCTTTCTCAACTCCAAGTGGATTACTCTGTTCTTCAGCAAAGGTTTatggaagaagaaaataaaaacaaaaccatggGGCAGGAGGTGCTGAACTTAACAAAAGAGCTTGAGCTGTCTAAGCGCTACAGTCGTGCCTTGAGACCCAGCATGAATGGCAGAAGAATGGTAGATGTACCTGTTACATCCACTGGAGTACAAACTGATGCAGTAAGTAGTGAgacagcagaagaagaaacaCCTGCTGTTTTCATAAGGAAATCCTTCCAGGAAGAGAACCATATCATGAGCAATCTTCGGCAGGTGAGCCTCAAAAAGCCTTTGGAGAGGTCCTCTGTGCTTGACAGATATCCTCCTGCAGCAAATGAGCTTACAATGAGGAAATCCTGGATTCCAtggatgaaaaaaagagagaatggtTCTCTGGCGAATCAAGATAAAGGAGCCCGAATACATACCAGTCCAGAACATCCTGGGGAAGTGGTCCTTTCTCCCAAGCAGGGGCAGCCCCTTCATATCCGGGTAACACCAGATCATGAGAATAGCACAGCTACTTTGGAGATCACTAGTCCAACAGCAGAAGAGTTCTTCTCAAGTACTACTGTCATCCCCACCTTGGGAAATCAAAAACCTCGGATTACCATTATTCCCTCTCCTAACATGTCTCAAAAAGGAAAAAGTGGAGACAGCCCTGTGGGCTCAGAACGAGCTATGTCTCCAGTTACCATAACTGCTTTTTCAAGAGATAAGTCTTCAGAGAGCACTAGATCTCCCTTTATAGAAAGGCCCATGTCCCCCATTCAGATCATGACAGTATCTACGTCTGCTGCACCAGCAGAAATTACTGTGACCCCAGAATCACAGGATATGACCATGGGGAGGGCTGTGTTTAAAGTGACACCAGAGAAACAAACTGTCCCTTCTCCAGTCCGGAAGTACAACACCAATGCAAATATCATAACAACCGAGGACAACAAAATTCACATCCACTTAGGTTCTCAGTTTAAGCGCTCACCTAGCACAGCTCAAGATGGGGCAAGCCCTGTGATTACTGTCAGACCTGTGAAtgtagcagcagaaaaagaggtgATGACTGGTACTGTCCTCCGTTCTCCCAGGTGTAATGTATCGTCAAGGCCTGCAGCAAGCAAAGTTACAAGCACAATCACTATTACTCCAGTTACTACATCATCCACAAGAGGAACTCAATCAGTG